The Beijerinckiaceae bacterium RH AL1 genome has a segment encoding these proteins:
- the murF gene encoding UDP-N-acetylmuramoyl-tripeptide--D-alanyl-D-alanine ligase (ID:RHAL1_00868;~source:Prodigal:2.6), which produces MTLANEPLWTGLGLVAPLHARVAGLGAGGLPAVTGISIDTRTLQPGDLFFAIKGDNTDGHDYVEKAFAAGAAAAIVDEAHADALAGHGPLYVVHDVLDSMVALGKVARARTQARVIAVTGSVGKTSTKEALRLALSQAGAVHASAASYNNHWGVPLTLARMPKATRFCVAEIGMNHAGEITPLTAMVRPHVAIITTVAPVHLEFFPSVEAIADAKAEIFTGLEPGGVAILNRDNPHFARLDEAARRSAAGLVSTFGAHDSADARLLEFTPAPDHSTIRARIVGHDLTYRLGAPGRHLAENSLAVLLAAHAVGADLEEAAGTLAFFQAQQGRGERVAIATPDGPITLIDESYNANPASMRAALSLAGTLAPADDGRRIAVLGDMLELGARSGELHAELADEIAANRFDLVLAAGPMMRALAEALEDKVPVEWRESAAALQPTVLDIVRGGDVVVVKGSNGSRLSPIVAALKQHHAAAPAHA; this is translated from the coding sequence ATGACGCTCGCCAACGAACCGCTTTGGACGGGCCTCGGCCTCGTCGCGCCGCTCCACGCGCGCGTCGCGGGCCTCGGTGCGGGCGGGCTCCCCGCGGTCACCGGCATCTCGATCGACACGCGGACGCTGCAGCCGGGCGACCTGTTCTTCGCCATCAAGGGCGACAACACCGACGGGCACGACTACGTCGAGAAGGCCTTCGCGGCCGGCGCCGCTGCGGCTATCGTCGACGAGGCGCATGCCGATGCGCTTGCCGGACATGGCCCGCTCTACGTCGTGCACGACGTGCTCGACAGCATGGTCGCGCTCGGCAAGGTCGCCCGCGCCCGCACCCAGGCGCGGGTCATCGCCGTCACCGGCTCGGTCGGCAAGACCTCGACCAAGGAGGCGCTCCGTCTCGCGCTGAGCCAGGCCGGCGCCGTGCATGCCTCGGCCGCCTCCTACAACAATCACTGGGGCGTGCCGCTGACCCTCGCCCGCATGCCGAAGGCGACACGCTTCTGCGTCGCCGAGATCGGCATGAACCACGCGGGCGAGATCACCCCGCTCACCGCCATGGTGCGCCCGCACGTCGCGATCATCACGACGGTCGCCCCGGTGCACCTCGAGTTCTTCCCCTCCGTCGAGGCGATCGCCGACGCGAAGGCCGAAATCTTCACGGGCCTCGAGCCCGGCGGCGTCGCGATCCTCAACCGCGACAACCCGCATTTCGCGCGCCTCGACGAGGCGGCGCGACGCTCGGCCGCCGGCCTCGTCTCGACCTTCGGCGCGCACGACTCGGCCGATGCGCGCCTTCTCGAGTTCACGCCGGCGCCGGATCATTCGACGATCCGCGCCCGCATCGTCGGCCACGACCTTACCTATCGGCTCGGTGCGCCGGGCCGTCATCTTGCCGAAAACTCGCTCGCCGTGCTGCTCGCCGCGCATGCCGTCGGCGCCGACCTCGAGGAGGCGGCCGGCACGCTCGCCTTCTTCCAGGCGCAGCAGGGCCGCGGCGAGCGCGTCGCCATCGCCACGCCGGACGGCCCGATCACGCTGATCGACGAGAGCTACAACGCCAACCCCGCCTCGATGCGCGCCGCGCTGTCGCTCGCCGGCACGCTGGCGCCGGCCGACGACGGCCGCCGCATCGCCGTGCTCGGCGATATGCTGGAGCTCGGTGCCCGCTCCGGCGAGCTGCATGCCGAGCTTGCCGACGAGATCGCCGCCAACCGCTTCGACCTCGTGCTCGCCGCCGGACCGATGATGCGCGCGCTTGCTGAGGCGCTCGAGGACAAGGTCCCCGTCGAGTGGCGCGAGAGCGCCGCCGCGCTGCAGCCGACCGTGCTCGACATCGTCCGCGGGGGCGACGTCGTCGTCGTCAAGGGCTCAAACGGCAGCCGGCTCTCGCCGATCGTCGCTGCCTTGAAGCAACATCACGCCGCCGCTCCGGCGCACGCATAG
- the murE gene encoding UDP-N-acetylmuramoyl-L-alanyl-D-glutamate--2,6-diaminopimelate ligase (ID:RHAL1_00869;~source:Prodigal:2.6), with the protein MFFALSGSKADGASFIAEAVERGAVAIVADHQPKAPLPPGVACILVDDARHALARAAATVHPRQPETIVAITGTSGKTSVAAFCRQIWLSLGHPAASLGTIGVVAPNGSVYGSLTTPDPIALHESLDKLAGNGVTHLAMEASSHGIEQRRLDGVRLAAAAFTNLSRDHLDYHGTLAAYLAAKMRLFDTLLPAGKPAIVNADSDVADRVVAVCRAHGLDVVDVGRRGHRLRLVDVRPDDLAAVLTLEVDGRRREARLPLAGEFQVQNALVAAAICLATGGDTDAVLNALATLEGAPGRLQLVGRRGAAPVFVDYAHKPDALDKVLATLRPLTKDKLTVVFGCGGDRDQGKRPIMGEIAARLADVVIVTDDNPRSEEPAAIRRAILDGATGGAARIFEIADRARAIEEGVASLMDGDVLVIAGKGHETGQIVGGTVLPFSDLDAAHAALQKHAR; encoded by the coding sequence GTGTTCTTCGCGCTGTCCGGCTCCAAGGCGGACGGCGCCAGCTTCATCGCAGAGGCGGTCGAGCGGGGCGCGGTGGCGATCGTCGCCGACCACCAGCCCAAGGCGCCGCTGCCGCCCGGCGTCGCATGCATCCTCGTCGACGACGCCAGGCATGCGCTGGCCCGCGCCGCCGCGACCGTGCACCCGCGGCAGCCCGAGACGATCGTCGCGATCACCGGCACCAGCGGAAAGACCTCGGTCGCCGCCTTCTGCCGCCAGATCTGGCTGTCGCTCGGCCACCCCGCCGCCTCGCTCGGCACCATCGGCGTCGTCGCGCCGAACGGCAGCGTCTACGGCTCGCTGACGACGCCCGACCCCATCGCCCTGCACGAGAGCCTGGACAAGCTCGCGGGCAACGGCGTCACGCACCTCGCGATGGAGGCCTCCTCGCACGGCATCGAGCAGCGCCGCCTCGACGGCGTCCGCCTCGCCGCCGCGGCCTTCACGAACCTGTCGCGCGACCACCTCGACTATCACGGCACGCTCGCCGCCTATCTCGCCGCCAAGATGCGGCTGTTCGACACGCTGCTGCCGGCCGGCAAGCCGGCGATCGTGAATGCCGACAGCGACGTGGCCGATCGGGTCGTCGCCGTCTGCCGCGCGCACGGGCTCGACGTCGTCGACGTCGGCCGTCGCGGGCATCGCCTGCGCCTCGTCGATGTCCGCCCTGACGATCTCGCAGCCGTGCTGACGCTCGAGGTCGACGGTCGCCGCCGCGAGGCGCGCCTGCCGCTCGCCGGCGAGTTCCAGGTGCAGAACGCCCTCGTCGCCGCCGCGATCTGCCTCGCCACCGGCGGCGACACGGACGCCGTGCTGAACGCGCTCGCCACGCTGGAGGGCGCGCCCGGCCGCCTGCAGCTCGTCGGCCGCCGCGGCGCCGCCCCGGTCTTCGTCGACTACGCGCACAAGCCCGACGCGCTCGACAAGGTGCTGGCGACGCTGCGTCCGCTGACGAAGGACAAGCTCACCGTCGTCTTCGGCTGCGGCGGCGACCGCGACCAGGGCAAGCGCCCGATCATGGGCGAGATCGCCGCGAGGCTCGCCGATGTGGTCATCGTGACCGACGACAACCCGCGCTCCGAGGAGCCCGCCGCGATCCGCCGCGCCATCCTCGACGGCGCGACGGGCGGCGCGGCGCGAATCTTCGAGATCGCCGACCGTGCCAGGGCCATCGAGGAGGGCGTCGCCTCGCTGATGGACGGCGACGTGCTCGTCATCGCCGGCAAGGGCCACGAGACGGGCCAGATCGTCGGCGGAACCGTGCTCCCCTTCTCCGACCTTGACGCCGCGCACGCCGCTTTGCAGAAGCACGCCCGATGA
- a CDS encoding Cell division protein FtsI (Penicillin-binding protein 3) (ID:RHAL1_00870;~source:Prodigal:2.6) produces MNAIVGKVGAVAARLAGRTTRGAARLGARAIAGSAQGVLSFSPRAFIRALFATRLDKTPRRTMLVAAAFSLVFMVIAGRLVMFGLKPLAEDKIRSAASDQVAAARPDILDRNGEVLATDVKVMSIFAEPRRLIDKDEAVELLTAALPDVNAAELRKKLGSRKGFVWVKRAVTPKEQQEVFHLGLPGVGFLPENKRVYPNGPIAAHVLGFANLDGVGISGLEKYIDTQGLSDLTSMGFKVAADDLKPVMTSLDLRATYAVRDELEKGIAKFKAKNGAAAILDVNTGEVIAMASLPDFDPNQPADALDPNRINRLSVGVYEMGSTFKALTIAMGLETNKITLRSTVDARNSLQYGRFTIHDFHAEHKIMTVPEVFYHSSNIGAAKIAMMVGIEGHQQFLRQMGQLTRLRTELPESAEPLIPRHWGMLNTITIAFGQGINVAPLQSLMAVGALANGGLLVKPTFLKRSVEDAQKDAPRVIRPEVSEAIRYVMRLNAEVGSARNANIPGYFIGGKTGTADKLVHGHYDHDKVFTTFMAVLPADKPKYLFLTLMDEPQAIPGTYGYHTAAWNSGDVTGKIIERVAPLLGLPPMLNLPQLPFPLLARMGYGFANMPAHTSEGIH; encoded by the coding sequence ATGAACGCCATCGTTGGAAAGGTCGGCGCTGTCGCGGCGCGGCTCGCGGGCCGCACGACTCGCGGCGCGGCGCGCCTCGGCGCGCGGGCCATCGCCGGCTCCGCGCAGGGCGTGCTGAGCTTCAGCCCGCGCGCCTTCATCCGCGCGCTGTTCGCGACGCGGCTCGACAAGACCCCGCGGCGCACGATGCTCGTGGCGGCGGCGTTCTCGCTCGTCTTCATGGTCATCGCCGGCCGGCTCGTGATGTTCGGGCTGAAGCCGCTGGCCGAGGACAAGATCCGCAGCGCCGCCTCCGACCAGGTCGCCGCCGCGCGCCCCGATATCCTCGATCGCAACGGCGAGGTCCTGGCGACCGACGTCAAGGTCATGAGCATCTTCGCCGAGCCGCGCCGGCTCATCGACAAGGACGAGGCGGTCGAGCTGCTCACCGCGGCGCTGCCCGACGTCAACGCCGCCGAGCTGCGCAAGAAGCTCGGCTCGCGCAAGGGCTTCGTCTGGGTGAAGCGCGCCGTCACGCCGAAGGAGCAGCAGGAGGTCTTCCACCTCGGCCTGCCCGGCGTCGGCTTCCTGCCCGAGAACAAGCGCGTCTATCCTAACGGGCCGATCGCCGCGCATGTGCTCGGCTTCGCCAACCTCGACGGCGTCGGCATCTCCGGCCTCGAGAAGTACATCGACACCCAGGGCCTGTCGGACCTCACCAGCATGGGCTTCAAGGTCGCCGCCGACGACCTGAAGCCTGTCATGACCTCGCTCGACCTGCGCGCCACCTACGCCGTGCGCGACGAGCTCGAGAAGGGCATCGCCAAGTTCAAGGCCAAGAACGGCGCCGCGGCGATCCTCGACGTCAACACCGGCGAGGTGATCGCGATGGCCTCGCTGCCGGACTTCGACCCGAACCAGCCGGCCGACGCGCTCGACCCCAACCGCATCAACCGGCTCTCCGTCGGCGTCTACGAGATGGGCTCGACCTTCAAGGCGCTGACGATCGCGATGGGCCTCGAGACCAACAAGATCACGCTGCGCTCGACGGTCGATGCCCGCAACTCGCTGCAGTACGGGCGCTTCACCATCCACGACTTCCACGCCGAGCATAAGATCATGACGGTGCCGGAGGTCTTCTATCACTCGTCGAACATCGGCGCGGCGAAGATCGCGATGATGGTCGGCATCGAGGGCCACCAGCAGTTTCTGCGCCAGATGGGCCAGCTCACGCGCCTGCGCACCGAGCTGCCGGAATCGGCCGAGCCGCTAATCCCCCGGCACTGGGGCATGCTCAACACGATCACCATCGCCTTCGGCCAGGGCATCAACGTCGCCCCCTTGCAGTCGCTGATGGCGGTCGGTGCGCTGGCGAACGGCGGCCTGCTCGTCAAGCCGACCTTCCTCAAGCGCTCGGTCGAGGACGCCCAGAAGGACGCGCCGCGCGTGATCCGCCCCGAGGTGTCGGAGGCGATCCGCTATGTGATGCGCCTCAACGCCGAGGTCGGCTCGGCGCGCAACGCCAACATCCCGGGCTACTTCATCGGCGGCAAGACCGGCACCGCCGACAAGCTGGTGCACGGGCACTACGATCACGACAAGGTGTTCACGACCTTCATGGCCGTGCTGCCGGCCGACAAGCCGAAATACCTGTTCCTGACGCTGATGGACGAGCCGCAGGCGATCCCCGGCACCTACGGCTACCACACCGCCGCCTGGAACTCCGGCGACGTCACCGGCAAGATCATCGAGCGCGTGGCCCCGCTGCTCGGCCTGCCGCCGATGCTGAACCTGCCGCAGCTGCCCTTCCCTCTGCTGGCGCGAATGGGGTACGGGTTCGCCAACATGCCCGCGCACACGTCGGAGGGGATCCACTGA
- a CDS encoding hypothetical protein (ID:RHAL1_00871;~conserved protein of unknown function;~source:Prodigal:2.6) translates to MIRILNFIAIAALIGSAIYAYSIKYQTIFHAEQVASLKAEIKKEQDQIGQLRSDWGHLTRPERIQALSDKLLPLQPMALNQIAQAEQLPAKTAPIDTIGRKLEDLGLSQPTATPGDSAGNSATPSSTKKGTR, encoded by the coding sequence ATGATCCGCATCCTCAACTTCATCGCCATTGCGGCGCTGATCGGCTCGGCGATCTACGCCTACTCGATCAAGTACCAGACGATCTTCCACGCCGAGCAGGTCGCGAGCCTCAAGGCCGAGATCAAGAAGGAGCAGGACCAGATCGGCCAGCTGCGCTCCGACTGGGGCCACCTGACGCGGCCGGAGCGGATCCAGGCGCTCTCCGACAAGCTCCTGCCGCTGCAGCCGATGGCGCTGAACCAGATCGCCCAGGCCGAGCAGCTGCCGGCCAAGACCGCGCCGATCGACACGATCGGCCGCAAGCTCGAGGATCTCGGGCTCTCGCAGCCGACAGCGACCCCGGGCGACAGCGCCGGCAACAGCGCGACCCCGTCCTCCACCAAGAAGGGCACGCGATGA
- the mraW gene encoding S-adenosyl-dependent methyltransferase activity on membrane-located substrates (ID:RHAL1_00872;~source:Prodigal:2.6), which yields MTGGGDHDPGDQGAAGGPARHVPVLREEVLSALLPTDESGGLYLDGTFGAGGYTAAILARPGTRVLALDRDPTAIAGGAPLVDKFGDRLRLVEGRFADLEAIAARENLGPFDGVCFDVGVSSMQIDEAERGFSFLREGPLDMRMDRGGMGNHGTSAADLLAEASEEVLADIFYHYGEERHSRRIARAIAHDRMATPFTTTRQLAELVGRIVPHKPTDIHPATRTFQALRIAVNDELGELVHGLSAAERVLKPGGRLAVVSFHSLEDRIVKQFLARRAGRGDAKGRRLPGEPQATPPSFTLPKGQPIGPGEAEARANPRARSAKLRTGLRTDNPAFALEPELLKLATLPHRAAPRSGKVR from the coding sequence ATGACGGGCGGCGGCGACCACGATCCAGGCGATCAGGGTGCCGCTGGCGGACCAGCCCGGCACGTTCCCGTGCTCCGCGAGGAGGTTCTCTCCGCGCTCCTTCCGACCGATGAGTCGGGCGGCCTCTACCTCGACGGCACCTTCGGCGCCGGCGGCTACACCGCCGCGATCCTCGCGCGGCCCGGAACGCGCGTGCTGGCGCTCGATCGCGACCCCACCGCGATCGCCGGCGGCGCGCCGCTTGTGGATAAGTTCGGGGACCGCCTGCGCCTCGTCGAGGGCCGCTTCGCCGATCTCGAGGCCATCGCGGCACGGGAAAACCTCGGGCCGTTCGACGGCGTCTGCTTCGATGTCGGCGTCTCCTCCATGCAGATCGACGAGGCCGAGCGCGGCTTCTCCTTCCTCAGGGAAGGACCGCTCGACATGCGCATGGACCGCGGCGGCATGGGAAATCATGGGACGAGCGCCGCCGACCTCCTCGCCGAGGCGTCGGAGGAAGTGCTCGCCGACATCTTCTACCACTACGGCGAGGAGCGGCACTCGCGGCGCATCGCCCGTGCGATTGCACACGACCGCATGGCGACGCCGTTCACGACGACGCGCCAGCTCGCCGAGCTCGTCGGCCGCATCGTTCCGCACAAGCCGACCGACATCCATCCGGCGACGCGCACCTTCCAGGCGCTGCGCATCGCGGTGAACGACGAGCTGGGCGAGCTGGTGCACGGCCTGTCCGCCGCCGAGCGCGTGCTGAAGCCGGGCGGGCGCCTCGCCGTCGTGTCGTTCCATTCGCTCGAGGATCGCATCGTGAAGCAGTTCCTGGCGCGCCGCGCCGGCCGGGGCGACGCCAAGGGCCGCCGCCTGCCGGGCGAGCCGCAGGCAACGCCGCCAAGCTTCACGCTGCCGAAGGGCCAGCCGATCGGGCCGGGCGAGGCCGAGGCGCGGGCCAATCCCCGCGCCCGCTCCGCCAAGCTCCGCACAGGCTTGCGCACCGACAATCCCGCGTTCGCGCTCGAGCCTGAACTCTTGAAGCTCGCCACCCTGCCGCATCGCGCCGCGCCGAGATCGGGGAAGGTCAGATGA
- the mraZ gene encoding Transcriptional regulator MraZ (ID:RHAL1_00873;~source:Prodigal:2.6) produces MGACGVDRFVSNYSNRLDAKGRVSIPAPFRAILARDGHEGLFLYPSLDTAAVDCGGNALKQAIDDVLSRYSPYSEQWETLSVALYGASEVLKIDAEGRVVLSEMVRATAGITTEVTFVGQGHKFQIWEPSRFRARFEEAKLRLREVRQELGSGYAAPAPRPPGARE; encoded by the coding sequence ATGGGGGCGTGTGGCGTGGACCGGTTCGTCTCGAATTACTCGAATCGCCTCGATGCGAAGGGCCGGGTGTCGATCCCAGCCCCGTTCAGGGCGATCCTGGCGCGGGACGGCCACGAGGGGCTCTTCCTCTACCCCTCGCTCGACACGGCTGCGGTGGACTGTGGCGGCAACGCCTTGAAGCAGGCCATCGACGACGTGCTGTCCCGCTATTCCCCCTATTCGGAGCAATGGGAGACCCTTTCGGTCGCGCTCTACGGCGCGAGCGAGGTTCTGAAGATCGACGCCGAGGGCCGCGTGGTCCTCTCGGAGATGGTCAGGGCGACGGCGGGGATCACCACCGAGGTGACCTTCGTCGGCCAGGGGCACAAGTTCCAGATCTGGGAGCCCAGCCGGTTCCGCGCGCGCTTCGAAGAGGCCAAGCTTCGATTGCGCGAGGTCCGGCAGGAACTGGGCTCCGGATACGCGGCACCGGCGCCGCGGCCTCCTGGAGCACGGGAATGA
- a CDS encoding hypothetical protein (ID:RHAL1_00874;~conserved protein of unknown function;~source:Prodigal:2.6), which yields MTSLDTRRDRIAGGLLGLLVGDALGVPYEFHPPSTIPAAHLIEFAPPPGFRRAHARVPPGTWSDDGAQALCLLASLLHCDRLDADDLGARLLKWHEHGYMAVDGIVFDVGIQTGEALRRIAAGVDPLKAGGDAEHSKGNGSLMRVLPLALWHRGDDAALVADAHDQSRVTHGHVAVQVCCALYCLWARRILEGSADPWRDAVAALRVVYGGAGAHADALDREIRPDAKRKVTGSGFVIDCLFSAKHALDSGSYEAVVRAAIALGNDTDTTACVAGGLAGLRDGRAAIPERWLTNLRGRDLLDPLLDALLERSA from the coding sequence ATGACGAGCTTGGACACCCGTCGGGATCGCATCGCCGGTGGCCTCCTCGGCCTCCTGGTCGGCGATGCCCTCGGCGTGCCCTACGAGTTCCATCCGCCGTCGACGATCCCGGCTGCGCATCTCATCGAGTTCGCGCCGCCGCCCGGCTTCCGGCGGGCGCACGCGCGCGTGCCGCCGGGGACCTGGTCCGACGACGGCGCGCAGGCGCTCTGCCTTCTCGCCTCGCTGCTGCACTGCGACCGGCTCGACGCCGACGATCTCGGCGCCCGGCTGCTCAAGTGGCACGAGCACGGCTACATGGCCGTCGACGGGATCGTCTTCGATGTCGGTATCCAGACGGGAGAGGCGCTTCGCCGGATCGCGGCCGGCGTCGACCCGCTGAAAGCCGGCGGCGACGCGGAGCACTCGAAGGGCAACGGCTCGCTGATGCGCGTGCTGCCGCTCGCGCTCTGGCACCGCGGCGACGATGCCGCCCTCGTTGCCGACGCGCACGACCAGTCGCGCGTGACGCATGGTCATGTCGCGGTGCAGGTCTGCTGCGCGCTCTACTGCCTCTGGGCGCGACGCATTCTCGAAGGCTCAGCCGATCCGTGGCGCGATGCAGTCGCCGCCCTGCGTGTCGTCTATGGCGGCGCCGGTGCCCATGCCGACGCGCTCGATCGCGAGATCCGCCCCGACGCCAAGCGCAAGGTGACGGGAAGCGGCTTCGTGATCGACTGCCTGTTCAGCGCCAAGCATGCGCTCGACTCCGGCTCGTACGAGGCCGTGGTGCGCGCCGCGATCGCGCTCGGCAACGACACGGACACCACCGCCTGCGTCGCAGGCGGCCTCGCGGGCTTGCGCGACGGACGTGCGGCGATCCCCGAGCGTTGGCTCACAAACCTTCGCGGGCGTGATCTCCTCGATCCGCTGCTGGACGCGCTTCTCGAAAGGTCCGCGTGA
- a CDS encoding Prevent-host-death family protein (ID:RHAL1_00875;~source:Prodigal:2.6) has product MLTISSRVFNQDTGFAKKAAADGPVTITDRGKPAFVLMTHAAYQKLIDGGPTLGDALYMPGVADIDLNAELPSCADEFSRDVDLS; this is encoded by the coding sequence GTGCTGACGATCTCGAGCCGTGTCTTCAACCAGGACACGGGCTTCGCGAAGAAAGCTGCCGCAGACGGACCGGTCACGATCACTGATCGGGGCAAGCCGGCGTTCGTCTTGATGACGCATGCGGCCTATCAAAAGCTGATCGACGGGGGCCCGACACTGGGTGATGCGCTCTACATGCCGGGCGTCGCCGATATCGATTTGAACGCCGAGTTGCCTTCGTGCGCGGACGAGTTCTCGCGGGACGTCGATCTTTCCTGA
- a CDS encoding Iron complex transport system substrate-binding protein (modular protein) (ID:RHAL1_00876;~source:Prodigal:2.6) yields the protein MYLLDTNVVSETRKTRTARIDANVEAWWSRAKLSLFFISVITLFEIEEGVLRIARRDATQGKVLRTWLDDLVLPAFAGRLLPVTPAIARACAALQVPDKRQLTDALIAATARVHDLKVVSRNVAHFEGAGVEVISPGSAPRDHALSAFPPARIVCLTEETVETLYLLGEEDRIVGVTGYAVRPPRVRQEKPRVGAFLSADVPKILALEPDLVLTFSDIQADVAAALIREGVAVHAFNQRSIAGILAMIRTLGALIGAGGKAEALAAGYERRLADIAASVDPTRPRPKVYFEEWDEPLISGIGWVSELIEVAGGVDVFADLRTRQAAKDRIVATEAVIAAAPDLILASWCGKKVVPAKIAERPGWDAIPAVRAGKIVEIKSPLILQPGPAALTDGLDAIVAALGAF from the coding sequence ATGTATCTTCTCGACACCAACGTCGTCTCGGAAACGAGAAAGACGCGGACGGCCAGGATCGATGCCAACGTCGAGGCCTGGTGGTCGCGCGCGAAGCTGAGCCTGTTCTTCATCTCCGTCATAACGCTGTTCGAGATCGAGGAGGGCGTCCTGCGCATCGCCCGGCGCGACGCCACGCAAGGCAAGGTTTTGCGGACGTGGCTCGATGACCTCGTCTTGCCCGCATTCGCAGGTCGGCTCTTGCCCGTCACGCCGGCGATCGCGCGCGCCTGCGCCGCCTTGCAGGTGCCTGACAAAAGGCAGCTCACCGATGCGCTCATCGCCGCCACGGCCCGCGTCCACGACTTGAAGGTGGTGTCACGCAATGTCGCCCACTTCGAGGGCGCAGGCGTCGAGGTGATCAGTCCTGGGTCCGCGCCCCGTGACCATGCCTTGAGCGCGTTTCCGCCCGCCCGCATCGTCTGCCTCACCGAGGAGACGGTCGAGACGCTCTACCTGCTCGGCGAGGAGGATCGCATCGTCGGCGTCACCGGCTATGCAGTGCGTCCGCCACGCGTGCGGCAGGAGAAGCCGCGCGTCGGCGCGTTCCTCTCGGCCGACGTGCCGAAGATCCTGGCGCTGGAGCCGGACCTTGTCCTTACCTTCTCCGACATCCAGGCGGACGTCGCCGCGGCGCTGATCCGCGAGGGCGTCGCGGTGCACGCGTTCAACCAGCGCTCGATCGCCGGCATCCTGGCGATGATCCGCACGCTCGGCGCGCTCATCGGCGCGGGCGGCAAGGCCGAGGCGCTGGCGGCGGGATACGAGCGGCGCCTCGCCGACATCGCAGCCTCCGTCGACCCGACGCGCCCGCGCCCAAAAGTCTATTTCGAGGAATGGGACGAGCCGCTGATTTCCGGCATCGGCTGGGTGTCGGAGCTGATCGAGGTGGCGGGCGGCGTCGACGTGTTCGCCGACCTGCGGACGCGGCAGGCCGCCAAGGACCGCATCGTCGCAACCGAGGCGGTGATCGCGGCGGCGCCAGACCTGATCCTCGCCTCGTGGTGCGGCAAGAAGGTCGTGCCGGCGAAGATCGCTGAGCGGCCGGGCTGGGACGCGATCCCCGCTGTGCGCGCAGGCAAAATCGTCGAGATCAAGTCGCCGCTGATCCTGCAGCCGGGCCCGGCCGCGCTGACGGACGGGCTCGACGCGATCGTGGCGGCGCTCGGCGCTTTCTAA
- a CDS encoding hypothetical protein (ID:RHAL1_00877;~conserved protein of unknown function;~source:Prodigal:2.6) yields the protein MSEDEGASQAPAFDALAESKRLLREVRAGTLATLNGSGDPFASLVTVATDYDGAPLILVSQLSSHTRHMDKDPRVSLLLPETGEGDPLAHPRLTLTGRAEKVVEPAARKIVRGRFLARHPKAELYADFADFSFWRIDLEQAHLNGGFARAARFPAPRLLTPLAGAETLLAAEDGAVAHMNADHRDALALYAEKIAGKPKGDWLATGLDPDGMDLACGDLTARIPFATPIMHPGDLRKVLVEMAARARG from the coding sequence ATGAGCGAGGACGAGGGAGCGAGCCAGGCACCTGCCTTCGATGCGCTCGCGGAATCGAAGCGGCTGCTGCGCGAGGTGCGCGCCGGCACGCTGGCGACGCTGAACGGCTCCGGCGACCCGTTCGCCTCGCTGGTGACGGTGGCGACCGACTACGACGGCGCGCCGCTGATCCTCGTCTCGCAGCTCTCCTCGCACACGCGGCACATGGACAAGGACCCGCGCGTCTCGCTGCTGCTCCCCGAGACCGGCGAAGGCGACCCGCTGGCGCATCCGCGCCTCACCCTCACCGGCCGCGCCGAAAAGGTCGTCGAGCCGGCCGCGCGTAAAATCGTGCGCGGGCGCTTCCTGGCGCGCCACCCGAAGGCCGAGCTCTACGCCGATTTCGCCGATTTCTCGTTCTGGCGCATCGACCTCGAGCAGGCGCATCTCAACGGCGGCTTCGCGCGCGCCGCCCGCTTCCCGGCGCCCCGCCTGCTGACCCCGCTCGCCGGCGCCGAGACGCTGCTCGCGGCCGAGGACGGCGCCGTCGCGCATATGAACGCCGACCATCGCGACGCGCTTGCGCTCTATGCGGAAAAGATCGCCGGCAAGCCGAAGGGCGACTGGCTCGCCACCGGCCTCGACCCCGACGGCATGGACCTCGCCTGCGGCGACCTCACCGCCCGCATCCCCTTCGCCACGCCGATCATGCACCCGGGCGATTTGCGCAAGGTGCTGGTGGAGATGGCGGCGCGGGCGCGGGGCTAG